In Variovorax paradoxus, a single genomic region encodes these proteins:
- the treZ gene encoding malto-oligosyltrehalose trehalohydrolase, which yields MIRAHRMPFGATVNDGGGVAFSLWAPSAGDVRLEHRPVGGENSTHPMARDAQGWHTLTLPEAAHGDSYRFHLPDGTAVPDPASRFNPEDVHGPSVVIDPRHHHWRDDAWRGRPWEEAVVYELHIGAFTAEGTFNAARERLGDLAELGVTAIELMPLADFPGRRNWGYDGVLQFAPDASYGTPDELKALVDAAHGLGLMVLLDVVYNHFGPEGNYLHAYCPEFFNPAHRTPWGSAINFDGEGARTVRDFFIHNALYWVEEYRFDGLRMDAIHAISDSSHPHIVQEIREALQAGPGRERHIHLVLENDANQASMLARDGHGMPVAGTAQWNDDLHHAVHVLATGERDGYYADYADDPVCRFACALAEGFVYQGQPSAFRNGERRGEPSTRLPSQAFVSFLQTHDQVGNRAFGERLHALGDPVLTRAAMACLLLSPHVPMLFMGDEFAASTPFLYFCDFGPELAQAVSDGRRSEFGGFAAFKDEAARARIPDPNAESTFLASKLNWRERGSRTHFARFSEVQQLLELRRRLIVPHLAGSTGAGVYLCENGTLRVHWDLGPPQEGREGRTAVRLHLLAHFGDGPAAAALAPPGALVYSSGVQHAEPGALLLERGAVLATLEGMHGG from the coding sequence ATGATCCGCGCGCACCGCATGCCCTTCGGCGCCACCGTCAACGACGGCGGCGGCGTGGCCTTTTCGCTGTGGGCGCCTTCGGCCGGCGACGTGCGGCTGGAGCACCGGCCGGTCGGCGGCGAGAACAGCACGCACCCGATGGCCCGCGACGCGCAGGGCTGGCACACGCTGACCCTGCCCGAGGCGGCCCACGGCGACAGCTACCGGTTCCACCTGCCCGACGGCACGGCCGTGCCCGACCCGGCCTCGCGCTTCAACCCCGAGGACGTGCACGGCCCCAGCGTGGTGATCGACCCGCGCCATCACCATTGGCGCGACGACGCCTGGCGCGGCCGCCCGTGGGAAGAGGCCGTGGTGTACGAACTGCACATCGGCGCCTTCACCGCCGAAGGCACCTTCAACGCCGCGCGCGAGCGCCTCGGCGATCTTGCCGAACTGGGCGTGACGGCCATCGAGCTGATGCCGCTCGCCGACTTTCCGGGGCGCCGCAACTGGGGCTACGACGGCGTATTGCAGTTCGCGCCCGACGCTTCCTACGGCACGCCCGACGAGCTGAAGGCGCTGGTCGACGCGGCGCACGGGCTGGGGCTGATGGTGCTGCTCGACGTGGTCTACAACCACTTCGGGCCCGAGGGCAACTACCTGCACGCCTATTGCCCGGAGTTCTTCAACCCCGCGCACCGCACACCCTGGGGCTCGGCCATCAACTTCGACGGCGAGGGCGCGCGCACCGTGCGCGACTTCTTCATCCACAACGCGCTGTACTGGGTGGAGGAATATCGCTTCGACGGGTTGCGCATGGACGCGATCCACGCGATCAGCGACAGCTCGCATCCGCACATCGTGCAGGAGATCCGCGAGGCGCTGCAGGCCGGCCCCGGCCGCGAGCGGCACATCCACCTCGTGCTGGAGAACGACGCCAACCAGGCCTCGATGCTCGCGCGCGACGGCCACGGCATGCCGGTGGCGGGCACCGCGCAGTGGAACGACGACCTGCACCACGCGGTGCATGTGCTGGCCACCGGCGAGCGCGACGGCTACTACGCCGACTACGCGGACGACCCCGTGTGCCGCTTCGCCTGCGCGCTGGCCGAAGGCTTCGTGTACCAGGGGCAGCCCTCGGCCTTCCGCAACGGCGAGCGGCGCGGCGAGCCCAGCACGCGGCTGCCGTCGCAGGCTTTCGTCTCTTTCCTGCAGACGCATGACCAGGTCGGCAACCGCGCCTTCGGCGAGCGCCTGCATGCGCTCGGCGACCCGGTGCTCACGCGCGCGGCCATGGCCTGCCTTCTGCTGTCGCCGCATGTGCCGATGCTGTTCATGGGCGACGAGTTCGCGGCGTCGACGCCGTTCCTGTACTTCTGCGACTTCGGGCCCGAACTGGCGCAGGCGGTGTCGGACGGACGACGCTCGGAATTCGGCGGCTTCGCGGCCTTCAAGGACGAAGCGGCGCGCGCGCGCATTCCCGATCCGAATGCCGAATCGACCTTCCTGGCCTCCAAGCTGAACTGGCGCGAGCGGGGCTCGCGCACCCACTTCGCACGGTTCAGCGAAGTGCAGCAATTGCTGGAGTTGCGTCGGCGGCTGATCGTGCCGCACCTGGCCGGCTCGACCGGCGCGGGCGTGTACCTGTGCGAGAACGGCACGCTGCGGGTGCACTGGGACCTCGGGCCGCCGCAGGAGGGGCGCGAAGGCCGCACCGCCGTGCGCCTGCATCTGCTCGCGCATTTCGGCGACGGGCCCGCCGCCGCGGCGCTGGCGCCGCCCGGCGCGCTGGTCTACAGCAGCGGCGTGCAGCACGCCGAGCCTGGCGCCTTGCTGCTGGAGCGCGGCGCCGTGCTCGCGACGTTGGAAGGCATGCATGGTGGATGA
- the glgX gene encoding glycogen debranching protein GlgX — MTRKANPTITAIWPGRPYPRGATWDGEGVNFALFSQHADKVELCLFDERGRHELQRIVLRERTDGVWHCYLPEARPGQAYGFRVHGAYKPEEGHRFNPNKLLVDPYAKDLVGELRWGDALYGYTVGSKREDLSFDRRDSAPLMPKGRVLETAFTWGDDRRPSVPWQDMVIYEMHVRGFTMTHPDVPPELRGTYAGLGSAPVVDYLKRLGVTTVELLPVHSFLNDRHLAEKGLQNYWGYNTLAFFAPEMRYSASGKVKEFKTMVKTLHSAGIEVILDVVYNHTCEGNQLGPTLSMRGVDNASYYIANADNRRYYDDFTGCGNTVNLEHPHALQLVMDSLRYWAEEMHVDGFRFDLASALAREAGKVENLGGFFDAIRQDPTLNRVKLIAEPWDLGHGGYQVGNFPLGWAEWNDQYRDGMRGFWKGDGGLIGEVAKRVTGSEDLYGWSGKQPSASINFVTAHDGFTLHDLVSYNDKHNEANGEDNRDGNSHNVSWNCGVEGPTDDPEVVSLRERQKRNLLATLLLSQGVPMLLAGDERGHTQQGNNNVYCQDNALGWLDWSPTPERLALVTFVERMIALRRAHPSFRRRTFFAGKPAEGETVTDVHWLKPDGAEMRTEDWSDANARCIAMYIPGGGIADRGPRGEQQHDDDFLILMNAHHDEIPFTLPAMPHGAWRLLVDTASTTPPPTTEDAAALAPAWAEPAYPLQCRSMVVLSRPDVRP, encoded by the coding sequence ATGACAAGAAAAGCCAATCCGACCATCACCGCCATCTGGCCCGGCCGCCCCTACCCGCGCGGCGCCACCTGGGACGGGGAGGGCGTCAACTTCGCGCTGTTCTCGCAGCATGCCGACAAGGTCGAGCTGTGCCTGTTCGACGAGCGCGGCCGCCATGAGCTGCAGCGCATCGTGCTGCGCGAACGCACCGACGGCGTGTGGCACTGTTACCTCCCCGAGGCCCGGCCCGGCCAGGCCTACGGCTTCCGGGTGCACGGCGCCTACAAGCCCGAGGAGGGGCACCGCTTCAATCCCAACAAGCTGCTGGTCGACCCCTACGCCAAGGACCTGGTGGGCGAACTGCGCTGGGGCGACGCGCTGTACGGCTACACCGTCGGCAGCAAGCGCGAAGACCTCTCCTTCGACCGCCGCGACAGCGCGCCGCTGATGCCCAAGGGCCGCGTGCTCGAAACCGCCTTCACCTGGGGCGACGACCGCCGCCCGTCGGTGCCCTGGCAGGACATGGTGATCTACGAGATGCACGTGCGCGGCTTCACCATGACCCACCCCGACGTGCCGCCCGAGCTGCGCGGCACCTACGCCGGGCTGGGCAGCGCGCCCGTGGTCGACTACCTCAAGCGCCTGGGCGTGACCACCGTCGAGCTGCTGCCGGTGCACAGCTTCCTCAACGACCGGCACCTGGCCGAGAAGGGGCTGCAGAACTACTGGGGCTACAACACGCTGGCCTTCTTCGCCCCCGAGATGCGCTACAGCGCCTCGGGCAAGGTGAAGGAGTTCAAGACCATGGTCAAGACGCTGCACTCGGCCGGCATCGAGGTGATCCTGGACGTGGTCTACAACCACACCTGCGAGGGCAACCAGCTCGGGCCGACGCTGTCGATGCGCGGCGTGGACAACGCCTCGTACTACATCGCGAACGCCGACAACCGGCGCTACTACGACGACTTCACCGGCTGCGGCAACACCGTGAACCTGGAGCATCCGCATGCGCTGCAACTGGTGATGGATTCGCTGCGCTACTGGGCCGAGGAAATGCACGTCGACGGCTTCCGCTTCGACCTGGCCTCGGCTCTGGCGCGCGAGGCGGGCAAGGTGGAAAACCTCGGCGGCTTCTTCGACGCCATCCGGCAGGACCCGACGCTCAACCGCGTGAAGCTCATCGCCGAGCCCTGGGACCTGGGCCACGGCGGCTACCAGGTCGGCAACTTCCCGCTGGGCTGGGCCGAGTGGAACGACCAGTACCGCGACGGCATGCGCGGCTTCTGGAAGGGCGACGGCGGCCTCATCGGCGAAGTGGCCAAGCGCGTCACCGGCTCGGAAGATCTCTACGGCTGGTCGGGCAAGCAGCCCAGCGCCAGCATCAACTTCGTGACCGCGCACGACGGCTTCACGCTGCACGACCTGGTTTCCTACAACGACAAGCACAACGAGGCCAACGGCGAGGACAACCGCGACGGCAACAGCCACAACGTGTCGTGGAACTGCGGCGTCGAGGGCCCCACCGACGACCCCGAGGTGGTGAGCCTTCGCGAGCGCCAGAAACGCAACCTGCTGGCCACGCTGCTGCTGTCGCAGGGCGTGCCGATGCTGCTGGCGGGCGACGAGCGCGGCCACACGCAGCAGGGCAACAACAACGTCTACTGCCAGGACAACGCGCTGGGCTGGCTCGACTGGTCGCCCACGCCGGAGCGGCTGGCGCTGGTCACTTTCGTCGAACGCATGATCGCGCTGCGCCGCGCGCATCCGTCGTTCCGTCGCCGCACCTTCTTCGCCGGCAAGCCGGCGGAGGGCGAGACCGTGACCGACGTGCATTGGCTCAAGCCCGACGGCGCCGAAATGCGCACCGAAGACTGGAGCGACGCCAACGCGCGCTGCATCGCGATGTACATCCCCGGCGGCGGCATCGCCGACCGCGGCCCGCGCGGCGAGCAGCAGCACGACGACGACTTCCTCATCCTGATGAACGCGCACCACGACGAGATTCCGTTCACGCTGCCGGCCATGCCGCACGGCGCATGGCGCCTGCTGGTCGACACCGCGAGCACCACGCCGCCGCCGACCACCGAAGACGCCGCCGCGCTGGCGCCCGCGTGGGCGGAGCCGGCCTATCCGCTGCAATGCCGCTCGATGGTCGTGCTGAGCCGGCCGGACGTGCGGCCATGA
- a CDS encoding mechanosensitive ion channel family protein has protein sequence MENFGIHLEPLRAILYQVGAFIPRLLVALVVVFVGWLIAKAARFAVTKALRAINFNVLTERAGLDNFLRQGGLAGDTSSLFGILAYWLVILASLLIAFNGMGLSYIADLLGRIVWFVPNVFVALLVLAFGSYFAKFVGDAVGSYFRGVKMQDAMLFAKVAQYAVMAFVILIALDQIKVGGDIVRESFLVILAGVVFALALAFGLAGKDWAKAQIERWWPRQQQLTKTTGTGREGPGAAPTPINPNTNTAAPPRFDDRPPR, from the coding sequence ATGGAAAACTTCGGCATTCACCTGGAGCCGCTGCGCGCCATCCTCTATCAGGTGGGGGCGTTCATTCCGCGCCTGCTGGTGGCGCTGGTGGTGGTGTTCGTGGGCTGGCTCATCGCCAAGGCGGCGCGCTTTGCCGTGACCAAGGCCTTGCGCGCCATCAACTTCAACGTGCTGACCGAGCGCGCGGGGCTCGACAACTTTCTGCGCCAGGGCGGGCTGGCGGGCGACACCAGCAGCCTGTTCGGCATCCTGGCGTATTGGCTGGTGATATTGGCCTCCCTGCTCATCGCCTTCAACGGCATGGGGCTGAGCTACATCGCCGATCTGCTGGGGCGCATCGTCTGGTTCGTGCCCAACGTGTTCGTCGCCTTGCTGGTGCTGGCCTTCGGCTCGTACTTCGCCAAGTTCGTGGGCGACGCGGTGGGCAGCTATTTCCGCGGCGTGAAGATGCAGGACGCCATGCTGTTCGCCAAGGTGGCGCAGTACGCGGTGATGGCTTTCGTGATCCTCATCGCTCTGGACCAGATCAAGGTGGGCGGCGACATTGTGCGCGAGAGCTTCCTGGTGATCCTGGCGGGCGTGGTTTTTGCGTTGGCCCTGGCATTCGGGCTGGCCGGCAAGGATTGGGCAAAGGCGCAGATCGAGCGCTGGTGGCCCCGGCAGCAGCAACTGACGAAGACGACGGGCACCGGCAGGGAAGGGCCGGGCGCGGCCCCGACGCCGATCAACCCGAACACGAATACGGCCGCGCCGCCGCGTTTCGACGACCGTCCGCCCCGCTGA
- the treS gene encoding maltose alpha-D-glucosyltransferase translates to MNAPVSHIALETVEIDNSDDPLWYRDAVIYQLNVKAFFDSNNDGMGDFQGVTAKLDYVKELGVNTIWLMPFYPSPLRDDGYDISEYEDVHPQYGTLADFREMLAEAHKRGLRVITELVINHTSSEHPWFKAARLAPPGSPERDFYVWSDTDQLYQGTRIIFTDTETSNWTWDPVAKQYYWHRFFSHQPDLNFDNPAVMEAIFKTMRFWLDMGVDGFRLDAIPYLVERDGTSNENLPETHAVIKRLRAAIDAQYKNRFLLAEANMWPEDVREYFGDGDECHMAYHFPLMPRMYMAIAQEDRHPIVEIMAQTPDIPEGCQWAIFLRNHDELTLEMVTSKERDYMYTMYAADMRARINLGIRRRLAPLMENDLDRVKLMNGMLLSMPGSPIIYYGDEIGMGDNVFVGDRNGVRTPMQWSPDRNAGFSRADPQRLYLQPIMDAMYGYEALNVETQARDASSLLNWTKRMLAVRKTSHAFGRGRRRFLKPGNRKILAYLSEYDGDVILAVFNLSRAAQPVELDLSEFKGHVPIEMLGRAPFPPIGELPYLLTLSSYGFYWFKLTAEADAPSWHDQGVALQEWPTLVLFDGWTSFFRDRVMPWRIGMSERMRSQFELETLPRHIEIQRWYASKGTAIERARIVDHAVWEVNGQSWMLPLLALDGPPGGATYFMPLALAWEERDEERMAGVAQAALAKVRQQAQVGLMGDAFYDEAFCRELVRAIGQGAELATGGGKLVFKPTAAFARLGIDLDALPVGRPSGVSSNTVVTLDETLFLKGYRHVREGINPELEMGRFLTEVARYPHCVPVLGALEYMSADGRTMTLAMVQSYVANQGDGWDYTLGYLERFLRDVATTDGAVDAPDVLAVHGGFLALIGTLGRRTAELHRALATRNGAAAFDPEPLSATDVAGYRTHAAGDATATMALLRERIGTLPPAAQADAEALLRAADTLQANIAARRFVGEGGGGAALKSRYHGDYHLGQVLVKDNDFIIIDFEGEPARSFEERRAKSSPLRDVAGMLRSFNYARWSALRRVAQSPEEAEKLAAPAIAWEQATRDAFMKGYAGTLAQPDGAPIDGELLALFELEKALYELRYELNNRADWVQVPLHGVLALIQPNGA, encoded by the coding sequence ATGAATGCACCCGTCTCGCACATCGCACTGGAAACCGTCGAGATCGACAACAGCGACGACCCGCTGTGGTATCGCGACGCGGTCATCTACCAGCTCAACGTCAAGGCCTTCTTCGATTCCAACAACGACGGCATGGGCGACTTCCAGGGCGTGACCGCCAAGCTCGACTACGTGAAGGAGCTGGGCGTCAACACCATCTGGCTGATGCCGTTCTACCCCTCGCCCTTACGCGACGACGGCTACGACATCTCCGAGTACGAAGACGTGCATCCGCAGTACGGCACCCTGGCCGACTTCCGCGAGATGCTGGCCGAGGCGCACAAGCGCGGCCTGCGCGTCATTACCGAGCTGGTCATCAACCACACCTCGAGCGAGCACCCGTGGTTCAAGGCCGCGCGCCTGGCGCCACCCGGTTCGCCCGAGCGCGACTTCTACGTGTGGAGCGACACCGACCAGCTCTACCAGGGCACGCGCATCATCTTCACCGACACCGAGACCTCGAACTGGACCTGGGACCCGGTGGCCAAGCAGTACTACTGGCACCGCTTCTTCAGCCACCAGCCCGACCTGAACTTCGACAACCCGGCGGTGATGGAGGCGATCTTCAAGACCATGCGCTTCTGGCTGGACATGGGCGTTGACGGCTTCCGGCTCGACGCTATTCCTTACCTGGTGGAGCGCGACGGCACCAGCAACGAGAACCTGCCCGAGACGCACGCGGTGATCAAGCGGCTGCGCGCGGCCATCGACGCACAGTACAAGAACCGCTTCCTGCTGGCCGAGGCCAACATGTGGCCGGAAGACGTGCGCGAGTATTTCGGCGACGGCGACGAATGCCACATGGCCTACCACTTCCCGCTGATGCCGCGCATGTACATGGCCATCGCGCAGGAAGACCGCCACCCCATCGTCGAGATCATGGCGCAGACGCCCGACATTCCCGAGGGCTGCCAGTGGGCCATCTTCCTGCGCAACCACGACGAGCTCACCCTCGAGATGGTGACCAGCAAGGAGCGCGACTACATGTACACCATGTACGCCGCCGACATGCGCGCGCGCATCAACCTGGGCATCCGCCGGCGCCTGGCGCCGCTGATGGAGAACGACCTGGACCGCGTGAAGCTCATGAACGGCATGCTGCTGTCGATGCCGGGCTCGCCCATCATCTACTACGGCGACGAGATCGGCATGGGCGACAACGTGTTCGTGGGCGACCGCAACGGGGTGCGCACGCCCATGCAATGGAGCCCCGACCGCAACGCCGGCTTCTCGCGCGCCGACCCGCAGCGCCTGTACCTGCAGCCCATCATGGACGCGATGTACGGCTACGAGGCGCTGAACGTCGAGACGCAGGCGCGCGACGCCAGCTCGCTGCTGAACTGGACCAAGCGCATGTTGGCCGTGCGCAAGACCAGCCACGCCTTCGGGCGCGGCAGGCGGCGCTTCCTGAAGCCGGGCAACCGCAAGATCCTGGCTTACCTGAGCGAATACGACGGCGACGTGATTCTGGCGGTGTTCAACCTCTCGCGCGCGGCGCAGCCGGTGGAGCTGGACCTGTCGGAGTTCAAGGGCCACGTGCCCATCGAGATGCTGGGCCGGGCGCCGTTTCCGCCCATCGGCGAACTGCCGTACCTGCTCACGCTGTCGTCGTACGGCTTCTACTGGTTCAAGCTCACGGCCGAGGCCGACGCGCCGAGCTGGCACGACCAGGGCGTGGCGCTGCAGGAGTGGCCCACGCTGGTGCTGTTCGACGGCTGGACCAGCTTCTTCCGCGACCGCGTGATGCCTTGGCGCATCGGCATGTCCGAGCGCATGCGCAGCCAGTTCGAGCTGGAGACGCTGCCGCGCCACATCGAGATCCAGCGCTGGTATGCATCCAAGGGCACCGCCATCGAGCGCGCGCGCATCGTCGACCATGCGGTGTGGGAGGTGAACGGACAGAGCTGGATGCTGCCGCTGCTCGCGCTCGACGGGCCGCCCGGCGGCGCCACCTACTTCATGCCGCTGGCGCTTGCATGGGAAGAGCGCGACGAAGAGCGCATGGCCGGCGTGGCGCAGGCAGCGCTTGCCAAGGTGCGCCAGCAGGCGCAGGTCGGGCTGATGGGCGATGCCTTCTACGACGAGGCCTTCTGCCGCGAACTGGTGCGCGCCATCGGGCAGGGGGCCGAGCTGGCCACCGGTGGCGGCAAGCTGGTGTTCAAGCCCACGGCCGCGTTCGCGCGCCTGGGCATCGACCTGGACGCGCTGCCCGTGGGCCGGCCCAGCGGCGTGAGCAGCAACACCGTGGTCACGCTCGACGAGACGCTCTTTCTCAAGGGCTACCGCCATGTGCGCGAGGGCATCAACCCGGAGCTGGAGATGGGCCGCTTCCTCACCGAAGTGGCGCGCTACCCGCACTGCGTGCCGGTGCTCGGCGCGCTCGAATACATGAGCGCCGACGGCCGCACCATGACGCTCGCGATGGTGCAGAGCTATGTCGCCAACCAGGGCGACGGCTGGGACTACACGCTGGGCTACCTCGAGCGCTTCCTGCGCGACGTGGCCACCACCGACGGCGCGGTCGACGCGCCCGACGTGCTGGCGGTACACGGCGGCTTCCTGGCGCTGATCGGCACGCTGGGCCGCCGCACCGCCGAGCTGCATCGGGCGCTGGCCACCCGCAACGGCGCGGCCGCCTTCGACCCCGAGCCGCTGTCGGCCACCGATGTCGCGGGCTACCGCACGCACGCCGCCGGCGACGCCACCGCCACGATGGCACTGCTGCGCGAGCGCATCGGCACGCTGCCGCCCGCCGCGCAGGCGGATGCCGAAGCGCTGCTGCGCGCCGCCGACACGCTGCAGGCCAACATTGCCGCGCGCCGCTTCGTGGGCGAGGGTGGCGGCGGTGCCGCGCTCAAGAGCCGCTACCACGGCGACTACCACCTGGGCCAGGTGCTGGTGAAGGACAACGACTTCATCATCATCGACTTCGAGGGCGAGCCCGCGCGCAGCTTCGAGGAGCGCCGCGCCAAGAGCTCGCCGCTGCGCGACGTGGCGGGCATGCTGCGCTCGTTCAACTATGCGCGCTGGTCGGCGCTGCGCCGCGTGGCGCAGAGCCCTGAAGAGGCCGAGAAGCTGGCCGCGCCCGCCATCGCCTGGGAGCAGGCCACGCGGGACGCCTTCATGAAGGGCTATGCCGGCACGCTCGCCCAGCCGGATGGCGCGCCCATCGACGGCGAACTGCTCGCGCTTTTCGAACTGGAGAAGGCGCTGTACGAACTGCGCTACGAGCTCAACAACCGCGCCGACTGGGTGCAGGTGCCGCTGCACGGCGTGCTCGCGCTCATCCAGCCGAACGGGGCCTGA
- a CDS encoding alpha-1,4-glucan--maltose-1-phosphate maltosyltransferase has translation MKNIFSTRNAASVAPDASAGTDTNPGGNVRAVIDAVLPAVDNGRFAVKCVAGERVRVRAHCFTDGHDVLRVQLCWRAQDQAEFREVPMKPLGNDVWEAVFSPPAIGRYVYTAVAWVDPFESWRSEMTRRVDPDDVRIASEVGAAEVAAAAARAEGADRIALQRWATELEAVAAAPGTDAVSLKALALDEELAELARRHPDRRHAVRHPVELPLVADRERARFSTWYELFPRSAGMEPGVHGTFKDVEARLPAIAGMGFDVLYFPPIHPIGRMQRKGPNNKLVSGPEDVGSPWAIGAAEGGHKDILPALGTAKDFRRLLARAADHGLEIALDIAFQCAPDHPYVTAHPDWFRWRPDGTVQYAENPPKKYQDIYPFNFESEDWRGLWAELKSVLDHWVGEGVRIFRVDNPHTKAFPFWEWAIGEVKREHPDVIFLAEAFTRPKVMHRLAKLGFSQSYTYFTWRNTKEELVEYFTELSTAPGIDYFRPNVWPNTPDILHEQLQHGDAPTYMARLVLAATLSASYGIYGPAYELREHLPREPGSEEYLDSEKYQLRHWNHDDPESLAPFIARVNRIRRENPALHGDRTLRFLHIDNPQLLAYAKASADGANVVVTVVNLDPHNAQWGWLGLEPGSVGVNPPSRVFQMHDLLSGQRFQWQGDWHYVRLDPHSCPAHVFVVRRRHGDERDFDYFL, from the coding sequence ATGAAGAACATCTTCTCGACCCGCAACGCAGCCAGCGTGGCCCCCGACGCCAGCGCTGGCACCGACACCAACCCCGGCGGCAACGTGCGCGCCGTGATCGACGCGGTGCTGCCGGCCGTCGACAACGGCCGCTTCGCCGTGAAGTGCGTGGCCGGCGAGCGGGTGCGCGTGCGCGCGCACTGCTTCACCGACGGCCACGACGTGCTGCGCGTGCAGCTGTGCTGGCGCGCGCAGGACCAGGCCGAGTTCCGCGAGGTGCCCATGAAGCCGCTGGGCAACGACGTGTGGGAGGCCGTCTTCTCGCCGCCCGCGATCGGGCGCTACGTGTACACCGCCGTGGCCTGGGTCGACCCGTTCGAGTCCTGGCGCAGCGAGATGACGCGCCGCGTCGACCCCGACGACGTTCGCATCGCATCCGAAGTCGGCGCGGCCGAGGTGGCCGCCGCCGCCGCGCGCGCCGAGGGCGCCGACCGCATCGCGCTGCAGCGCTGGGCCACCGAACTCGAAGCCGTGGCCGCCGCGCCCGGCACCGACGCGGTGTCGCTCAAGGCGCTGGCGCTCGACGAGGAACTGGCAGAGCTCGCGCGCCGCCACCCCGATCGCCGCCACGCGGTGCGCCACCCGGTCGAGCTGCCGCTGGTGGCCGACCGCGAGCGTGCCCGCTTCAGCACCTGGTACGAACTGTTCCCGCGCTCGGCCGGCATGGAGCCCGGCGTGCACGGCACTTTCAAGGACGTGGAAGCGCGCCTGCCCGCCATCGCCGGAATGGGCTTCGACGTGCTGTACTTTCCGCCGATCCATCCCATTGGCCGCATGCAGCGCAAGGGCCCGAACAACAAGCTGGTGAGCGGCCCCGAAGACGTGGGCAGCCCCTGGGCCATCGGCGCGGCCGAGGGCGGGCACAAGGACATCCTGCCCGCGCTGGGCACCGCCAAGGACTTCCGCCGCCTGCTGGCGCGCGCGGCCGACCATGGGCTGGAGATCGCGCTGGACATCGCGTTCCAGTGCGCGCCCGATCACCCTTACGTGACGGCGCACCCCGACTGGTTCCGCTGGCGCCCCGACGGCACGGTGCAGTACGCCGAGAACCCGCCCAAGAAGTACCAGGACATCTATCCCTTCAACTTCGAGAGCGAAGACTGGCGTGGCCTGTGGGCCGAACTCAAGAGCGTGCTCGACCACTGGGTGGGCGAGGGCGTGCGCATCTTCCGCGTCGACAACCCGCACACCAAGGCCTTCCCGTTCTGGGAGTGGGCGATCGGCGAGGTCAAGCGCGAGCACCCCGACGTGATCTTCCTGGCCGAGGCCTTCACCCGCCCCAAGGTGATGCACCGGCTGGCCAAGCTGGGCTTTTCCCAGAGCTACACCTACTTCACCTGGCGCAACACCAAGGAAGAACTGGTGGAGTACTTCACCGAGCTGTCGACCGCGCCGGGCATCGATTACTTTCGCCCCAACGTATGGCCCAACACGCCCGACATCCTGCACGAGCAGCTGCAGCACGGCGACGCCCCCACCTACATGGCGCGGCTGGTGCTGGCGGCCACGCTGTCGGCCAGCTACGGCATCTACGGGCCGGCCTACGAGCTGCGCGAGCATCTGCCGCGCGAGCCGGGCAGCGAGGAATACCTGGACTCCGAGAAGTACCAGTTGCGCCACTGGAACCATGACGATCCCGAAAGCCTCGCGCCCTTCATCGCGCGGGTGAACCGCATCCGCCGCGAGAACCCCGCGCTGCACGGGGACCGCACGCTGCGCTTCCTGCACATCGACAACCCGCAGCTGCTGGCCTATGCCAAGGCCTCGGCCGACGGCGCCAACGTGGTCGTGACCGTGGTCAACCTCGATCCGCACAACGCCCAGTGGGGCTGGCTGGGGCTCGAACCCGGCAGCGTGGGCGTGAACCCGCCTTCGCGCGTGTTCCAGATGCACGACCTGCTCAGCGGCCAGCGCTTCCAGTGGCAGGGCGACTGGCACTACGTGCGGCTGGACCCGCACAGCTGCCCCGCGCACGTCTTCGTCGTCCGTCGGCGTCATGGCGACGAGCGCGACTTCGATTACTTCCTTTGA